In the Streptomyces cinnamoneus genome, CGGAGATGAACGTGCGGTACGAGGCGATGCCCTCGGCCAGCCACGCGTCACGGTCCACGGACGGGTCCGGCAGGCGCTTGCCGACGAAGCCGCCCTTGGCGCCGACCGGGACGATCACGGTGTTCTTCACCATCTGCGCCTTGACCAGGCCGAGGACCTCCGTGCGGAAGTCCTCACGGCGGTCGGACCAGCGCAGGCCGCCTCGGGCGACCTTGCCGAAGCGCAGGTGCACGCCCTCGACGCGCGGCGAGTAGACCCAGATCTCGAAGGCCGGGCGCGGGGCCGGCAGGTCGGGGATGGCCTGCGGGTCCAGCTTGAGGGACAGGTAGCCGTGCGGCGCGCCCTGCGCGTCCCGCTGGAAGTGGTTGGTCCGCAGCGTGGCCTTGATGACGGTGAGGAACGAGCGCAGGATGCGGTCCTCGTCCAGGCTCGCCACCTGGTCCAGGGCGCCGTCCAGCTCCTCCAGCAGCCCGTCGGTCAGCTCGGTGCCGGCGCGCTGGAGCGACGGGGACATCCGGGCCTCGAAGAGGTTCACCAGCAGCCGGGTGATGTGGACGTTGTTGCGGAGGGTGTCCTCCATGTACGCCTGGCTGAACGTCGAACCGGCCTGCCGCAGGTACTTGGCGTAGGCCCGCAGCACCATCGCCTGGCGCCAGTCGAGACCGGCCCGCAGCACGAGGCAGTTGAAGTTGTCGTTCTCGGCGTCGCCCGTCCAGACGGCCGCGAAGGCGTCCTGGAAGCGGCCGCGGGCGTCGTCGCCCTCGACGTGCTCGGGCAGGCGCAGACCGAAGTCGTAGATCCACGCGGTGGTCCGGTCCGAGCAGCGCAGCTCGTAGGGACGCTCGTCGACGACCTCCACGCCCAGGCGCTGGAGGACCGGCAGCACGGCGGAGAGGGAGACCGGCTCACCCGTGCGGTAGATCTTGAAGCGGCGCTCGCCGGGGCCGGCGCCGACGGGCTCGTAGAGGCTCAGCTCGAAGTCGTGGCCACCGCCGACGCTGGTCAGCCGCTCCAGGTGCGCGAGGTCGGAGACGGCGCTGCGCGGGCTGTGGTCGGCCTTGTAGCCCTCGGGGAAGGCGTGGCTGTAGCGGCGCAGCAGCTCGGCGGAGCGCTCCTCGCCGACCTCGGCGGTCAGCGTCTCGGCGAAGCCGTCGGCCCAGGAGCGGGCGGCCTCGACCAGACGGGCCTCGATGCGCTCGACGTCGGCGTCGGTGAGGTCGGGCAGGGAGGCACCGGGCTCGACGCGGACGACGAAGTGCAGCCGGGAGAGAACCGACTCGGTGTTCCAGGCGGTGAAGTCGACGCTGGTGCCGCCCAGCTCCTCCTTGAGGATGTCGATCAGACGCAGCCGGACGGCCGTGGTGTAGCGGTCGCGCGGCAGGTAGACCAGGGCGGAGTAGTAGCGCCCGTACTCGTCGCGGCGCAGGTACAGCCGCAGACGGCGGCGCTCCTGGAGGTAGAGCACGCTGGTGGCGATGGCGCGCAGCTGGTCCGTCGGCGTCTGGAACAGCTCGTCGCGCGGGTAGGTCTCCAGGATCTGGAGCAGGTCGCGGCCGTCGTGGCTGTCGGGACGGAAGCCGGCGTCGTCCAGGACCTGGGCGACCTTGCGGCGGATGACGGGCACCCGGCGGACGGACTCGGTGTAGGCGGCCGAGGAGAACAGGCCGAGGAAGCGCCGCTCACCGATCACGTTGCCGGCGGCGTCGAACTTCTTGACCCCGATGTAGTCGAGGTAGGAGGGGCGGTGCACGGTGGCACGGCTGTTGGCCTTGGTGAGGACGAGCAGCTTGTGCTCGCGGGCCTTGGCACGGGCGTCCGCGGGGAGCCGGCTGAAGGACGGCGACGAGGGACGGGCCAGCGGCGCGTGGTGGCCGTCGTGGTGCCCGTCCGCGGTGTGCGTGGGGTCCGAGCGCAGGATGCCGAGGCCGGTGCCGGGGACGGCGGTGAGCACGTCCTCCTCACCGGCGTCGGTGGCGGCCTTCGTCAGGTCGTACTCGCGGTAGCCCAGGAAGGTGAAGTGGTCGGAGGCGAGCCAGCGCAGCAGCTCACGGGCCTCGTCCAGCTCGGTGCCGGGGATGTCGTCGGTGGGCTCGTCGGCCAGGCCGTCGGCGACGCGCAGCGCGGTGTCGCGCATCTTGCCCCAGTCCTCGACGGTCTCGCGGACGTCGGACAGGACGCGCACGAGGTCGGCGGCGATCTGCTTGAGGTCGTCGCGGTCGGTCTCGCGGTCGATCTCGACGTGGATCCAGGACTCGACGAGCGCGTCGTGCGGCAGCTCGGCGTCCTTGCCGCTGCCGTGGGCGTCGCAGGCGGGGCCGTGCACCTCCAGCAGACGGCCCGTGACGTCACGGCGGACGACCACCTGCGGGTGGATGACGACGTGGATGCCGCGGTTCTGCCGGGAGAGCTCGTTGGTGACCGAGTCGACCAGGAAGGGCATGTCGTCGGTGACGACCTCGACGACGGAGTGGCTGGAGGTCCAGCCGTTCTCCTCGACGGTCGGAGTGTGCACCCGGACGTTCGCCGTGCCCTGCGGCCGCTTCTCGGCGAGGCGGTAGTGGGAGATCGCCGCGCCGTAGATGTCGACCGGATCGCGGCCGGTGAGGTCCTCGGGGGCGGTGTGCAGGTAGTAACGCTGGAGGTAGGCGGTCAGGGTCGCCCGGTCGAACCCGCCCTCGCCCTTCCCGCCGACCGGTTGCTGTCCCCCGGCCGGGACGTTCTCAGCGACGCGGGCCGCCCTCTCGAGCAGCTCGGCCTTGGCTTCGTCCAGCTTGGTCTGCATGTCCTCTGGCTCCTGTCGCGCGCCGTTGCGTGACATAGATGGTGATGGCATCACGCCGCGACGCGGGTTCTCCGGTCGTCTTCGACGGTATGCCGGGATGAGAGGTGGCCGGGCCGTTCTCGGTGAAGTCAGCGGGAAGTGCCCGGTTCCGCGGACCAGCGGCGACCCGGGCGCGGTGACGGCCCGGGAGCAGGACAGAGGCGTCGTCGCCACTGCTGGATATCGCGCTGATCACCTGGTAAGGCTATCGCTCTTCCCCCGGGGAAACGCACCGGCCGATTGTGTACAAAACCAGGGGCTGAACTTGGCCGCTCCGGACAGACGAGGCGACAAACGCCTCAGTTCGCCAGCCGGGCCGCTTCCGTCACGGCCTCCGCGAGCGTGTCGACGACGGGCACGCCCGCCCCCTCCAGACTGGCCCGGCTGTGTGATCCCCCGGTGTACAGCACGGCGTGGGCGCCCACGTGGGCCGCCGCGACGGCGTCGTCCAGCGCGTCGCCGATGACGACGGTGCGCCGCGCCGCCACACCCTCCAGACCGGATATGTGGCGGCGCATGTGCTCCGCCTTGCTGCCGCCCGAGGGACCCGTGCGGCCGTCCACCCGGACGAACCTCCGCTCGATGCCGAAGCCCCGCACCAGGGGCAGCAGGTCCTCGTGTCCGTACATCGACAGGATCGACTGGGTGCCGCCCGTCTCCTGCCAGCCCTCCAACAGCGACTCCACGCCCTCCGCGAGGCCGCAGCGCAGGTGGTGGTCCAGATAGTGTCGGTGGAAGATCACGTCCATGTGGTCCCACTCGGCCCGGGTGGGGAGGCGGCCCATCAGCCGTTCGTAGAAGCGCGGGATGGGCACGCAGTACAGCTCGCGGTAGCGCGCCAGGGTGATGGGCTCCAGGCCGATCTCGGCGAAGGCCGCGTTCGTGGCGGACATGACCGCGTCGATGTCGTGGAACAGGGTCCCGTTCCAATCCCAAACGATGTGCGGTGCCTGCTCACCCATGCTGTTCATCCCCATGCGAAGACCGTACCGGCAGGGTCCGACAACGCCGTCCCTAGACGAGGTTGGGGATCTCCTGGACGCCGAACCACATCAGCTCGTGGTCCTCGGCCCCGTCGACGGTGAACTGGGCGTCGTCGTCCCCCTGGTCCGCCGCGCCCAGGGCGGCCGCCGCGGCCGCCACGTCCTCCTCGGCGTCGTCGGAGTCGACGTGCACCGAGGCGGCCTTCTTCAGCGGCACCGGGTCCGCGAGCCGCACCTCGCCGAGCGCGGACTGGTCCAGCGCCCGGTCGGGGTCGGCTGCCACCAGCCGGTCCGGCACGTCCACGGCGACGACCACGCGCCGCCGCGCGGCGGCGGGGTCGCCGGCGAGCATGCGCAGCGAGCCCTGGGCGGCGCGGCTCAGGGCCGCGTACTCCAGCTCCTCGATGTCGTCCGAGACGTACCACTCACGCAGGGCGGGGGTGACCGCGTAGGCGTCCAGCGGGGCCGGGCCCAGCTCGCCCGCCTCGTACGCCTCGGCGAGACCGGGGAGGGTCAGGGGGACGTAGACGCGCATGACCGCCGCTTTCCTGGTTTCCGGGGGGCTTACGGATGGTGCTGCCAGCATACGGGCGCGGGTCCCCCTTCGAAGTGCCGGTGGCGCCTTCGAAGCGCCGGTGGCACCGCGGCGGGCCGCCCCGCGCCGGCCGTGCCCGCCGGTGGCGC is a window encoding:
- a CDS encoding DUF6912 family protein, coding for MRVYVPLTLPGLAEAYEAGELGPAPLDAYAVTPALREWYVSDDIEELEYAALSRAAQGSLRMLAGDPAAARRRVVVAVDVPDRLVAADPDRALDQSALGEVRLADPVPLKKAASVHVDSDDAEEDVAAAAAALGAADQGDDDAQFTVDGAEDHELMWFGVQEIPNLV
- a CDS encoding HAD family hydrolase, producing MGEQAPHIVWDWNGTLFHDIDAVMSATNAAFAEIGLEPITLARYRELYCVPIPRFYERLMGRLPTRAEWDHMDVIFHRHYLDHHLRCGLAEGVESLLEGWQETGGTQSILSMYGHEDLLPLVRGFGIERRFVRVDGRTGPSGGSKAEHMRRHISGLEGVAARRTVVIGDALDDAVAAAHVGAHAVLYTGGSHSRASLEGAGVPVVDTLAEAVTEAARLAN
- a CDS encoding NAD-glutamate dehydrogenase encodes the protein MQTKLDEAKAELLERAARVAENVPAGGQQPVGGKGEGGFDRATLTAYLQRYYLHTAPEDLTGRDPVDIYGAAISHYRLAEKRPQGTANVRVHTPTVEENGWTSSHSVVEVVTDDMPFLVDSVTNELSRQNRGIHVVIHPQVVVRRDVTGRLLEVHGPACDAHGSGKDAELPHDALVESWIHVEIDRETDRDDLKQIAADLVRVLSDVRETVEDWGKMRDTALRVADGLADEPTDDIPGTELDEARELLRWLASDHFTFLGYREYDLTKAATDAGEEDVLTAVPGTGLGILRSDPTHTADGHHDGHHAPLARPSSPSFSRLPADARAKAREHKLLVLTKANSRATVHRPSYLDYIGVKKFDAAGNVIGERRFLGLFSSAAYTESVRRVPVIRRKVAQVLDDAGFRPDSHDGRDLLQILETYPRDELFQTPTDQLRAIATSVLYLQERRRLRLYLRRDEYGRYYSALVYLPRDRYTTAVRLRLIDILKEELGGTSVDFTAWNTESVLSRLHFVVRVEPGASLPDLTDADVERIEARLVEAARSWADGFAETLTAEVGEERSAELLRRYSHAFPEGYKADHSPRSAVSDLAHLERLTSVGGGHDFELSLYEPVGAGPGERRFKIYRTGEPVSLSAVLPVLQRLGVEVVDERPYELRCSDRTTAWIYDFGLRLPEHVEGDDARGRFQDAFAAVWTGDAENDNFNCLVLRAGLDWRQAMVLRAYAKYLRQAGSTFSQAYMEDTLRNNVHITRLLVNLFEARMSPSLQRAGTELTDGLLEELDGALDQVASLDEDRILRSFLTVIKATLRTNHFQRDAQGAPHGYLSLKLDPQAIPDLPAPRPAFEIWVYSPRVEGVHLRFGKVARGGLRWSDRREDFRTEVLGLVKAQMVKNTVIVPVGAKGGFVGKRLPDPSVDRDAWLAEGIASYRTFISGLLDITDNMVGGEVVPPKDVVRHDGDDTYLVVAADKGTATFSDIANEVAESYGFWLGDAFASGGSAGYDHKGMGITARGAWESVKRHFQELGHNTQTQDFTVVGVGDMSGDVFGNGMLLSEHIRLVAAFDHRHIFLDPTPDAAVSYAERRRLFELPRSSWADYDTALLSPGGGVHPRTAKSIPINAQVRAALGIEPGVTKMTPAELMKAILSSPVDLLWNGGIGTYVKASTESHGDVGDKANDAIRVDGGDLRVKVVGEGGNLGLTQLGRIEFALSGGPESTGGRVNTDAIDNSAGVDTSDHEVNIKVLLNGLVTDGDMTVKQRNKLLAEMTDEVGELVLRNNYAQNVALANAVAQAPSLLHAHQRVMRRLSREGHLDRALEFLPSDRQIRERLSAGRGLTQPELAVLLAYIKITAAEELLTTGLPDDPYLQRLLYAYFPQPLRQSFGEQIDKHALRREIVTTVLVNDTVNSGGSTFLHRLREETGASLEEIVRAQAAAREIFALNEVWDAVEALDNVVAADAQTRIRLHSRRLVERGTRWLLNNRPQPLQLAETIEFFRDGVETVWAELPKLLRGEDLEWWQSIHDELVAAGVPAELAVKVAGFSSVFPALDVVATADRTGKQLLDVAEVYYDLGDRLHITQLMDRIIELPRADRWQSMARASIREDLYAAHAALTAEVLSVGNGASTPEQRFAEWEEKNAAILTRARTTLDEIRGSDSFDLANLSVAMRTMRTLLRTHS